One genomic window of Quercus lobata isolate SW786 chromosome 9, ValleyOak3.0 Primary Assembly, whole genome shotgun sequence includes the following:
- the LOC115959868 gene encoding calcium-transporting ATPase 12, plasma membrane-type-like, with the protein MAMSTLRFRKPDEIAICDEEDWSVSKTHKRRWRLAFTVIYITRVLASLNKKAFDKDGPLLRTLSYVAIDMHCKSISSLLTVDTKKLSDTVRDKNFESLTQFGGVREVALILETNVKSGIHGDKADLIHRQNVFGANKYQKPPAKKFLRFVYEALKDTTILILLACAVLSLAFGIKQHGWKDGWYDGGSIIVAVVLVVSVSAVSDFKQSRQFQKLSTKSSDVKVEVVRDGRRQPISIFDVVVGDIVCLKIGDQIPADGLFLEGHSLKLDESSMTGESDHIQIDEGNPFMLSGTKVTDGFGFMLVTSVGMNTLWGQMMSSINRDSNEETPLQARLNKLASYIGKVGLVVAALVLVVMLIRYFTGNTRDDKGNKEFNGSKTKFDDVMNAVVSIVSAAVTIIVVAIPEGLPLAVTLTLAYSMKCMMADHAMVRKLSSCETMGSATTICTDKTGTLTLNEMKVTKFWLGKEAVEDDNYPNLTGNILKLLQQAVGLNTTGTIYKPNSTLVLEISGSPTEKAILSWAVFNLGMSIEEVKQDYHIIHVEAFNSAKKRSGVLVKRNNEKTIHTHWKGAAEMILATCSTYYDRAGVLNVMDEEERLQFGTIIKNMAQNSLRCIAFAHKEVAEESGQVLEKLEENGLTLLGLVGLKDPCRPGVSTAVESCRAAGVNIKMITGDNVHTAKAIAFECKILNPDEDLDDDAVIEGVQFRNYSLEERMEKVDKIHVMARSSPFDKLLMVQCLKQKGYVVAVTGDGTNDAPALKEADIGLSMGIQGTEVAKESSDIIILDDNFTSVVTVLRWGRAVYTNIQKFLQFQLTVNVAALVINLVAAVSSGKVPLAAVQLLWVNLIMDTLGALALATEKPTNDLMSKPPVGRSEPLITKIMWRNLMAQAMYQVTTLLVLQFRGKFIFGVNENVKNTLIFNTFVLCQVFNEFNARKLEKKNIFKGILKNKLFLAIIGITIVLQLVTVEFLKKFANTERLNWSQWGACIGLAALSWPIGCLVKCIPVSGKE; encoded by the coding sequence ATGGCCATGTCTACTTTGAGGTTTCGAAAACCTGACGAGATAGCCATATGCGATGAAGAAGACTGGTCAGTCTCCAAGACCCACAAGCGGAGATGGCGGTTGGCTTTCACTGTCATATACATCACCAGAGTTCTTGCTTCTTTGAACAAAAAAGCATTTGACAAAGATGGCCCTCTCTTGCGCACCCTCTCTTACGTTGCCATTGACATGCATTGTAAATCCATTTCTTCGTTGCTCACTGTCGATACAAAAAAGCTTAGTGACACTGTAAGGGACAAAAACTTTGAGTCTTTGACTCAGTTTGGTGGGGTTAGAGAAGTTGCTTTAATTCTTGAAACTAATGTAAAAAGTGGTATCCATGGTGATAAGGCTGATCTTATTCATAGACAGAATGTTTTTGGTGCCAATAAATACCAAAAACCACCAGCAAAAAAGTTTCTCAGATTTGTGTATGAGGCACTGAAAGATACAACTATTTTAATACTTTTGGCATGTGCTGTGCTGTCTCTTGCCTTTGGTATCAAGCAACATGGCTGGAAAGATGGTTGGTATGATGGCGGGAGTATCATTGTTGCTGTGGTTTTGGTCGTTTCTGTTTCAGCAGTGAGTGACTTCAAGCAATCTAGGCAATTTCAGAAGCTCTCAACAAAGAGCAGTGATGTAAAAGTGGAAGTTGTGAGAGATGGGAGGCGCCAACCTATATCGATATTTGATGTTGTTGTAGGCGATATTGTGTGCTTAAAGATTGGTGATCAGATTCCCGCGGACGGGTTGTTCTTGGAAGGGCATTCCTTGAAGCTGGATGAGTCTAGCATGACTGGTGAAAGTGATCACATTCAGATTGATGAAGGGAATCCCTTTATGTTATCAGGCACAAAGGTCACAGATGGCTTTGGTTTCATGCTTGTTACTTCTGTGGGCATGAACACTCTGTGGGGCCAGATGATGAGTTCAATAAACCGTGACTCAAATGAAGAGACGCCACTGCAAGCACGCCTCAACAAGTTAGCTTCTTATATTGGGAAAGTTGGGCTGGTGGTGGCTGCACTTGTTCTTGTTGTTATGCTCATTCGGTATTTCACAGGAAACACCAGAGATGACAAGGGAAACAAGGAATTCAATGGCAGTAAGACCAAGTTTGATGATGTGATGAATGCTGTGGTGAGCATTGTGTCAGCGGCTGTCACTATTATTGTAGTGGCTATTCCGGAAGGTTTGCCTCTGGCTGTTACTCTAACTCTAGCTTATTCTATGAAGTGCATGATGGCTGATCATGCTATGGTCAGAAAACTATCTTCTTGTGAGACAATGGGCTCGGCCACAACAATTTGCACAGACAAAACGGGCACCCTTACACTAAACGAAATGaaagttacaaaattttggCTCGGAAAGGAGGCCGTAGAAGATGACAATTATCCGAATTTGACAGGTAATATACTCAAACTACTACAACAAGCAGTTGGCTTAAACACAACTGGAACAATTTACAAACCAAATTCTACATTAGTTCTAGAGATTTCAGGTAGCCCAACTGAGAAAGCAATTCTTTCTTGGGCTGTATTTAATTTGGGTATGAGTATTGAAGAAGTAAAGCAAGATTATCACATAATCCATGTAGAGGCATTCAATTCGGCGAAAAAGAGAAGTGGGGTTTTAGTGAAGAGAAACAATGAAAAGACCATTCATACTCATTGGAAGGGAGCTGCCGAAATGATATTGGCTACGTGTTCAACTTATTATGATAGAGCAGGGGTGCTAAATGTAATGGATGAGGAAGAAAGGTTGCAATTTGGGACTATAATTAAGAATATGGCACAAAATAGTCTACGGTGCATTGCCTTTGCCCACAAAGAAGTCGCAGAAGAAAGTGGACAAGTTCTTGAGAAGCTTGAAGAAAATGGACTGACATTATTAGGCTTAGTTGGCTTGAAGGATCCATGTCGACCAGGAGTCAGTACTGCTGTGGAGTCTTGTAGAGCTGCTGGGGTGAATATCAAAATGATAACTGGTGACAATGTGCACACAGCAAAGGCTATAGCTTTTGAATGCAAGATTCTCAATCCTGATGAAGATTTGGATGATGATGCTGTAATTGAAGGGGTACAATTCAGGAATTACTCACTTGAAGAGAGAATGGAAAAGGTCGATAAAATCCATGTAATGGCGAGGTCATCCCCTTTTGACAAGCTTCTGATGGTTCAATGCTTGAAGCAGAAAGGTTATGTTGTTGCAGTCACAGGTGATGGAACCAATGATGCACCTGCTCTAAAGGAAGCAGACATTGGACTTTCAATGGGAATTCAGGGAACTGAAGTGGCAAAAGAAAGTTCAGATATAATCATCTTGGATGATAATTTTACTTCTGTAGTGACAGTATTAAGGTGGGGAAGGGCTGTATATACCAACATTCAAAAGTTTCTTCAATTTCAGCTCACAGTGAACGTTGCTGCCCTTGTCATCAACCTTGTTGCAGCTGTTTCTTCTGGTAAGGTCCCACTAGCTGCAGTTCAACTATTATGGGTGAATCTAATAATGGACACATTGGGAGCTTTAGCATTAGCAACAGAGAAACCCACTAATGATCTTATGTCAAAGCCACCAGTTGGTCGATCAGAGCCACTTATAACCAAAATTATGTGGAGGAATCTCATGGCTCAAGCCATGTATCAGGTAACCACCttattggttttacaatttaGGGGAAAATTCATATTTGGTGTAAATGAAAATGTTAAGAACACCCTTATTTTCAATACTTTTGTCCTTTGCCAAGTTTTCAATGAATTTAATGcaagaaaattggaaaagaagaaTATATTCAAAGGGATACTTAAAAATAAGCTGTTTTTAGCCATTATTGGGATCACCATAGTTCTTCAACTGGTGACGGTGGAGTTTCTGAAGAAGTTTGCCAATACTGAGAGACTTAATTGGAGCCAATGGGGTGCTTGCATTGGGCTTGCAGCTTTGTCATGGCCAATTGGTTGTCTTGTAAAGTGCATCCCAGTTTCAGGCAAGGAGTAG